GACTGGAACACAAGTCTATATACTACTCATGTTGAAGATCCACTTTGAAAAAAATTCCAATGCCTTCTTTCAAATTTTTGAAGCAGATTGACTTAGAGGCATGGCCTGTATGACGCCTTACAATATTATCTCATCGTGTAGGATATATGCTAAAGCAGTCCAGCCACTCTTTTGTTTACCAACATATGGTTTTCTTCTAACAACTTTCCTTGATTTTgacattttgaaaaaaaaaagtgcAAATGATTTATTTTGCAAGCTTTATGTTGCTGCAGGTGTCTTTAAAATCTAGATCCATACAACCTATCTGACCAGGATCTCAATCAGTGTAGTTgttcaaaaaagaaaaagcttTCCTGGAAATAGTTCTATATCAACTGTTAGAAAAAAAATTCTAAATCTAATACTAATAGGGTAATAGATTAGTCTAAGATCTGGACCTTTAAGTTCAAGATAattaaaagggcgtacccagtgcagagagctcccgctctgtgcggggtctggggaagggtatcagtggcaagccttactctcgcctgtgcaatgcgaggagaccgcgactcgaacccgggaccttccggtcataggcggtaagactctgccgcttgcaccaggcccgcccttcaagttCAAGATAATTAGTAAGAAAAAATATAATCAAACAGCAAATGGTCAACTATTGTCGGGTAGGGGGGAGGGGGGGTTGGAAATGGCATAACAAGGATACAAGATACATTGATGTAGAGAATCATGTGCATAACCAAAATCAAACACAACTATGTCAAGATTTCATGGAGTATACAGATTTCATGGAGTAGGAACAATGTCCTCCAGTATGTCATCCTGATTTAAAAAGCTAATGTTTCCAAATTACAACTCAAGTCAAAAAGTCTATTTGACCTATTGTATATTGGTTCTGCAGCATCAAGATCAATGACAAGACAGTATTTGAAAAACAAATGTATGTAATCCCATTGTGCAAACTCAACAGCAAAACAAATGGGGTGAAAAAACATGAAAACAGTGTCCTGGGTAGGATAACCCTACTAACAAGGAGTAACACTTAGTCATTGCTATACCTAAATACAGAAGTTATATTTGACAGAAAGAGATGTTATATCTTGATTGCAATACCTTAATAAACATATACGAGGATAAAGACATTATGATCCATGATCATGGATAATTTGAAACAGTGGAAACTACACTACTCCCGAAAGATATGAAATTCACAAATTTGTATGATTACCAAAAGAGAAGTCCAACTAGTTGTCTAAGTAGTTCCATAAGTCCCCTAGGAAAAAAAATCTTATGATTTCCCATATGGTAATCCAATTAGATCCCACAAACAACTGCCTCCTCCTTGCTATGTCCATAGCAGAGTTACCAGAGTGGGACGGCAGTTGTTTGAAACATAGTTAGTAAGTAATCCCTCATAAAGCTGGGAAACTCCCTACAAGACCAAATCCCTCATAAAGCTGGGAGACTCCCTACAAGACCACTcctttacaaaaaaaaaacattttcagCTCATAACCACAATGCTACATTCGGGGCCGTTTGGGAGAGCTCCCAGCTCTAGATTCTCCGTGAGAATCACTTCTAGACAGCCAAACGAATAAAACAAACTAGATTCTGCCATTCTGGTGGGATGACAAGAATCGCTTCTCCATTTAAACTGTGAGCTGGGAGCTGAAAGAACCTGCTCCCCTTCAATCCCACAAGAATCACTCCAAAATCACATCCCACTGCTCTCCACCAGAATCACACCATCAGATAATCAGGGAGCTGGAGCTAAGAATCAAGAGTGAAGCtcaccaaacaggcccttattaGTTTCCTAATTACAACAATTCTAAGTCCAGTGCCTGCTTATGAAGATGGAGATTGACCCAAATCAAAAGTCTGACGTCATTGTAAAATGGTTTATTTACATCACATGCAAATTCACGTGATTCCTGAAACTGTGCTTATTTTTAATCGTACAGATAATATCAAGCAACCCGGGCTCGACTGAATCATATGGATTTCAAAACCCTAAATTCATCCACCAATTCCATAAAACTTTTAAAAAAGAATCAAACAGTAACCTCACCTCCACTCGGAATCGTCCCCGTAGGGCGAGTAATAGTCGTATCCGATCTCATCCTTGTTCACGCAATTGAACATGAGCGCCGCCAGCGATGCGAAGATCCCTGCAAAACCCGCACGCCCAACGAAATCACACCGATCAATCGGACCCCAAAACTCgcacgagaaaaaaaaaagatggggGCTTCTCCCGAATCTTAGGGCTCCTGCTCTCACCTGGAAGGTAGTGGAGGAAGGAGACCTGGACGGCGCTGCAAACGACCGCGTCCACCCAGAACCACCACCCAGCCCCGAAGATGGCGCCGGACACGCCCGGGCCGATGATCCCCCAAAGCAGAGCAAGGTTCTCCATGGTCGCGACCTCTCCTCACCAACTTCTCCCACCAAGCAATCTCCTCGTCGGGTCGTtccgcccttctcccttcttcgcCGAATTGTTTTTTCACAAGCGGAAACTGGAGCCTGGAGGTGGGTGGAGTAACATAACACTGGGCCAAACAATTTCTGTCCAATAAAGAAAGCTCAACTCGGGATTTCTTTGGGCCTATTGCGCTACGCATGTTTATGGGCCTAGCGAATCGCGTTGAGATGGACGGCGTGGCGCTTGCAACCTGCTGGGGCTGTTGGTGGTGGTGCGGCAGGAAGAGACGATGGCGAGGGGTGGCGCgtgggccgcggcggcggcggtgtggtgGATGGCGGCGGGGGCCGGGGCGGTGTGGCTGGAGATTGCGCCGTCAGGGACTAAGTGTGTGTCGGAGGAGATCCAATCCAACGTTGTCGTCATCGGCGACTACTCCGTCCTCTACGATCACCACCACGCCCACCCTACCATCGCCGTCAAGGTAACCAATCGTTTGGACCTACAGATGCAAATAGACTAAAACGGCATTGCCACGTAATTAGTTTAACGGAGAGAAATGAACTAAAATAGTTGACACCGTAATTAATTAATTAGCCGACCTAGAAAACACCATTGGATTTGGGTATCCAATTGCGTCCACCAGATCGGGATTCATCCAAGCAGTACAGCGTGGGAGGTgttaggcaaaaaaaaaaatattgttatATACATTGTAAATCTTGTGGATTGGTTGggactcctatattttctatgcTTTTGAGTACACTGGAAATGGAATGGAAGTGCATTATGTGTAGTAGCTGTTACTACGGAAGGGAAGTGCATTATGTGCAGTAGCTGTTATTTCTTTGATGTTATGGATTTATGGTAGATATTAGTTACTTTACCTAACAATCGATGGCAATTGTCAACTTGAGCATGTTAGTACTCTTTGGATCATCTAGGTGCGGATCCAGTGGATGAGTTCTTTTCTATTTGGGATAACTAGTGACTTAGAGAATCCTTCGGgagtaggagagagagagagagtaggagCATCTGATCGTCTTAGGAGCTCCCTGCCTTCGCTGGTTCATCGATGAAGATCTGCAcacggcagcgacggtcggagtagcggtgaagaccgtggtggcgcagtgcagtggcggcggcggtgcttcccgtcactggctgcgcccctctgttagatcggagtagggtttctaggtggggcgtacggctcagacaaacctcgtactgagagccgtcgaccccacctctatttaatgcgcagtgtgacgggggcccgccagccatagatggactgggcgcccccgatcagggcgcgaggtcaaggcccaagtggccgttgggccactgtggttgggagatcaaaccaacattctcccccttgatctcaactcatactttaactttaaactttgacttgaatcattttcacttttatttgttccatcacagattagtgcatagagcatgcttcatcgtcacggtcaatcgccgatagacttaacagctacaatacacatctctgttctgaaacagattctttaactttgggccctttgttgtccggaaatcataggctataccataaacccatgtcgactgtgtgttctccaaacacactgggtggtaagtctttttgtacgcggatccgcaagcacttgcttgttacttatatgttcaatacttttagtatgattccggactttctccttcacaacgtataactttaacgtcaatgtgtttggcagcacacttgaccgttgttataggagcgaactacttaaatggttattgctgttgaataccattatcaatttcgggtgtaagttcttttaaccatttcgcctgtccttaagcctcataacaagctataccatggttatgcatctttgatgacaccacaactgtttctt
Above is a genomic segment from Miscanthus floridulus cultivar M001 chromosome 3, ASM1932011v1, whole genome shotgun sequence containing:
- the LOC136542000 gene encoding uncharacterized protein, whose amino-acid sequence is MENLALLWGIIGPGVSGAIFGAGWWFWVDAVVCSAVQVSFLHYLPGIFASLAALMFNCVNKDEIGYDYYSPYGDDSEWRVKLWLFVAYVVSFVCLAGSVGLLVQDALTNKGPSVWTGVAGVLQCVLVLISGLVYWTCHSED